A stretch of the Carassius carassius chromosome 6, fCarCar2.1, whole genome shotgun sequence genome encodes the following:
- the LOC132142351 gene encoding mitochondrial dynamics protein MID51-like isoform X2, producing MYYSGKRRGEDGIAAVIDFLLSNARLVLGVGGAVVLGIATLAVKRLIERAGRPPDEKPDKMTDSWEELSLVSASPKLLHKSIEGVVMKRIAAATKKAELSQPIPLPSPEPQRCDADPPQRRKHMDLCVMTFVDLLQQYYRTRVCLSAEEVSVAQQRALDIATEIKAFLHSKHPGMPLGDMTLAGSLIDNLQVVKADHACLIVPLQLESSLWTPIAGEDTFLGHPQYCMVRRENLEYFPRGRSYWDRHLLAGYLSSRLVSEQLGKTVMESMNWPLLTGTLECEVRPVLGSPELKLEIQGLTQSSYESGERFFITVLPTVRLGEMTLMAQREITGSFDYIWYQSLYTSETARLAELDKADSGVRRKCLKTLKAVCCNCPSLRKLNASHLSNVILHMSENEEDWTESAFADRFLQAITELIGYLETGILPSYFKPNVNLFQGLTEDDIDEMGYMLYCAVTEPEILLI from the exons ATGTATTATTCTGGTAAAAGGCGAGGAGAAGATGGGATTGCTGCTGTCATTGACTTCCTGTTGTCCAATGCCCGGCTGGTGCTGGGGGTCGGCGGAGCTGTGGTGCTGGGCATTGCCACATTAGCTGTGAAACGg CTGATAGAACGTGCTGGTAGGCCTCCTGATGAGAAGCCTGACAAGATGACGGACAGCTGGGAGGAGTTAAGTTTGGTTAGTGCCTCCCCCAAACTGCTGCACAAGAGTATAGAAGGAGTGGTTATGAAACGGATTGCTGCCGCAACCAAGAAAG CGGAGCTGTCCCAACCCATTCCCCTGCCCTCACCTGAGCCCCAGCGCTGTGACGCTGACCCACCTCAGCGACGGAAACACATGGATCTGTGTGTGATGACGTTTGTGGACCTTCTGCAGCAGTACTACAGAACACGTGTTTGTCTGTCAGCAGAGGAGGTGTCTGTCGCACAGCAGAGAGCGTTAGATATAGCCACAGAGATCAAGGCCTTCCTGCACTCCAAACACCCAGGCATGCCACTGGGAGACATGACGCTGGCGGGATCATTGATTGACAACCTGCAAGTGGTTAAAGCCGACCATGCTTGCTTGATCGTGCCCCTACAG TTGGAGTCCAGTCTGTGGACACCCATTGCCGGAGAGGACACATTTTTGGGTCACCCTCAGTACTGCATGGTGCGCCGTGAAAACCTTGAGTACTTCCCAAGGGGGCGGAGCTACTGGGATCGACATTTGCTGGCTGGATACTTGTCATCACGGCTTGTTTCTGAGCAACTAGGCAAGACAGTGATGGAATCAATGAACTGGCCATTGCTGACCGGAACCCTGGAGTGCGAGGTGCGACCGGTACTTGGGTCTCCTGAGCTCAAACTGGAAATTCAAGGGTTAACTCAAAGCAGTTATGAGAGTGGAGAACGCTTCTTTATAACAGTGTTGCCAACAGTGCGCCTTGGTGAGATGACGCTTATGGCACAACGAGAGATCACTGGGTCATTCGACTACATCTGGTACCAGAGCCTATACACTAGCGAAACAGCCAGACTAGCAGAGCTTGACAAAGCAGACTCGGGGGTCAGAAGGAAGTGCCTGAAAACACTAAAGGCGGTGTGCTGCAACTGTCCTTCACTGCGCAAGCTCAACGCCAGCCATCTTAGCAATGTCATCCTACACATGAGTGAAAATGAAGAAGATTGGACGGAATCAGCGTTTGCTGACAGGTTCCTTCAGGCGATCACTGAGCTAATCGGATATTTGGAAACTGGAATCTTGCCTAGTTACTTCAAACCTAATGTGAATCTGTTTCAGGGTTTGACTGAGGACGACATTGATGAGATGGGCTATATGCTGTACTGTGCTGTAACTGAACCTGAGATTCTACTGATCTGA
- the LOC132142351 gene encoding mitochondrial dynamics protein MID51-like isoform X1, producing MCGRASDIKWSCTKSLLTFSDSLTEEVMYYSGKRRGEDGIAAVIDFLLSNARLVLGVGGAVVLGIATLAVKRLIERAGRPPDEKPDKMTDSWEELSLVSASPKLLHKSIEGVVMKRIAAATKKAELSQPIPLPSPEPQRCDADPPQRRKHMDLCVMTFVDLLQQYYRTRVCLSAEEVSVAQQRALDIATEIKAFLHSKHPGMPLGDMTLAGSLIDNLQVVKADHACLIVPLQLESSLWTPIAGEDTFLGHPQYCMVRRENLEYFPRGRSYWDRHLLAGYLSSRLVSEQLGKTVMESMNWPLLTGTLECEVRPVLGSPELKLEIQGLTQSSYESGERFFITVLPTVRLGEMTLMAQREITGSFDYIWYQSLYTSETARLAELDKADSGVRRKCLKTLKAVCCNCPSLRKLNASHLSNVILHMSENEEDWTESAFADRFLQAITELIGYLETGILPSYFKPNVNLFQGLTEDDIDEMGYMLYCAVTEPEILLI from the exons ATGTGTGGAAGAGCAAGTGACATCAAATGGTCATGTACTAAGTCTCTACTGACATTTTCAGACAGTCTCACAGAGGAAGTGATGTATTATTCTGGTAAAAGGCGAGGAGAAGATGGGATTGCTGCTGTCATTGACTTCCTGTTGTCCAATGCCCGGCTGGTGCTGGGGGTCGGCGGAGCTGTGGTGCTGGGCATTGCCACATTAGCTGTGAAACGg CTGATAGAACGTGCTGGTAGGCCTCCTGATGAGAAGCCTGACAAGATGACGGACAGCTGGGAGGAGTTAAGTTTGGTTAGTGCCTCCCCCAAACTGCTGCACAAGAGTATAGAAGGAGTGGTTATGAAACGGATTGCTGCCGCAACCAAGAAAG CGGAGCTGTCCCAACCCATTCCCCTGCCCTCACCTGAGCCCCAGCGCTGTGACGCTGACCCACCTCAGCGACGGAAACACATGGATCTGTGTGTGATGACGTTTGTGGACCTTCTGCAGCAGTACTACAGAACACGTGTTTGTCTGTCAGCAGAGGAGGTGTCTGTCGCACAGCAGAGAGCGTTAGATATAGCCACAGAGATCAAGGCCTTCCTGCACTCCAAACACCCAGGCATGCCACTGGGAGACATGACGCTGGCGGGATCATTGATTGACAACCTGCAAGTGGTTAAAGCCGACCATGCTTGCTTGATCGTGCCCCTACAG TTGGAGTCCAGTCTGTGGACACCCATTGCCGGAGAGGACACATTTTTGGGTCACCCTCAGTACTGCATGGTGCGCCGTGAAAACCTTGAGTACTTCCCAAGGGGGCGGAGCTACTGGGATCGACATTTGCTGGCTGGATACTTGTCATCACGGCTTGTTTCTGAGCAACTAGGCAAGACAGTGATGGAATCAATGAACTGGCCATTGCTGACCGGAACCCTGGAGTGCGAGGTGCGACCGGTACTTGGGTCTCCTGAGCTCAAACTGGAAATTCAAGGGTTAACTCAAAGCAGTTATGAGAGTGGAGAACGCTTCTTTATAACAGTGTTGCCAACAGTGCGCCTTGGTGAGATGACGCTTATGGCACAACGAGAGATCACTGGGTCATTCGACTACATCTGGTACCAGAGCCTATACACTAGCGAAACAGCCAGACTAGCAGAGCTTGACAAAGCAGACTCGGGGGTCAGAAGGAAGTGCCTGAAAACACTAAAGGCGGTGTGCTGCAACTGTCCTTCACTGCGCAAGCTCAACGCCAGCCATCTTAGCAATGTCATCCTACACATGAGTGAAAATGAAGAAGATTGGACGGAATCAGCGTTTGCTGACAGGTTCCTTCAGGCGATCACTGAGCTAATCGGATATTTGGAAACTGGAATCTTGCCTAGTTACTTCAAACCTAATGTGAATCTGTTTCAGGGTTTGACTGAGGACGACATTGATGAGATGGGCTATATGCTGTACTGTGCTGTAACTGAACCTGAGATTCTACTGATCTGA
- the LOC132142348 gene encoding RNA demethylase ALKBH5: MAGFTDLREKLKSMTPHRDKVFEYSDGEKRKYHDSDDDESEHEERRDAEARKVKSSIKQANIFTREDCARIEAKIDEVVAKGDKGLYREHTVDRAPLRNKYFFGEGYTYGSQLEKRGPGQERLYSEGEVDEIPDWVHELVIDRLVTHGVIPEGFVNSAVINDYQPGGCIVSHVDPIHIFERPIVSVSFFSDSALCFGCKFQFKPIRVSEPVLYLPVGRGSVTVLSGYAADDITHCIRPQDIKERRAVIILRKTRPDAPRLNSSSLSPSIHSSERRHILKAKRSHRKADPNAAHRPRILEMDKELQRRSLSSRQRRHGDGSSENSWRRADERELGSRYTHDHATTRRVKMRRH; this comes from the exons ATGGCCGGTTTTACAGATCTGCGAGAGAAGCTGAAGTCGATGACACCGCACAGGGACAAAGTTTTCGAGTACAGCGACGGAGAGAAGCGCAAATACCACGACTCGGATGACGACGAGAGCGAGCACGAGGAGCGGCGGGACGCAGAGGCGCGCAAAGTTAAAAGTAGCATTAAGCAAGCGAATATCTTCACGAGGGAGGATTGCGCGCGCATTGAGGCGAAGATAGACGAAGTGGTTGCCAAGGGAGACAAGGGGCTCTACCGGGAGCACACGGTAGACCGGGCGCCTCTGAGAAACAAGTACTTTTTCGGCGAGGGCTACACGTACGGCTCGCAGCTTGAAAAGCGAGGGCCCGGGCAGGAACGGCTGTACTCCGAAGGCGAGGTGGACGAGATCCCGGACTGGGTGCACGAACTGGTCATCGATCGCCTCGTGACGCATGGCGTCATACCGGAGGGCTTTGTTAATAGCGCCGTGATCAATGACTACCAGCCCGGGGGCTGCATCGTGTCCCACGTGGACCCCATCCATATCTTTGAGCGACCGATAGTGTCCGTGTCGTTCTTCAGCGACAGCGCGCTCTGTTTCGGATGCAAGTTCCAGTTCAAGCCCATCCGCGTGTCCGAGCCCGTGCTCTACCTGCCCGTGGGGCGCGGCAGCGTCACCGTCCTCAG TGGCTATGCAGCTGATGACATCACACACTGCATCCGCCCACAGGACATTAAGGAGAGGAGAGCCGTCATCATTCTGAGAAA AACGAGGCCGGATGCCCCTCGCTTGAACTCCAGTTCACTGAGCCCTTCCATCCACTCTTCTGAGAGACGACACATACTCAAAGCCAAACGCTCACACCGCAAGGCCGACCCAAATGCTGCACACAG GCCTCGTATTTTAGAGATGGACAAAGAGTTACAGAGGCGTTCCCTCTCCTCCCGACAGAGACGTCATGGCGACGGCAGTTCAGAGAACTCATGGAGGAGAGCTGACGAGAGAGAGTTGGGCTCACGCTACACACATGATCATGCGACCACACGACGAGTCAAGATGAGACGTCACTGA